The DNA region AAGGATGGTGAACCGGAACGCCTGGTCGGTTCCCCGTGGGAGTTCCGGTTTCCTCACGGCGAACAGTGAGGTCGCCCTGCCTGGCCGTCAGTGCTGGATCAGCCCACCGACCGCGACGGGCGCCACATGCCCGGTCGGCGGGACGGTCCGCGCGAGGTCGAGGCCGATGTCGACCAGGGACGAGCGGCGCAGGCGCGCGACCTCCGGGATCGGGGTCCAGCGCGACTCGGCGATCTCGCCGTTCGGCTCCGGGCGGAGGGAGCCGCCGGTGATGCGGCAGCGGTAGAAGACGCCGACGTTCTGGTGCTCGGGCAGGCCGGGGGAGGGGCGGTCCGCTGCGGGGATCACCCGTGAGTCCACGCCGAGGAGGCGTTCGACCACAGCGTCGCAGCCCGTCTCCTCGGCGACCTCCCGGATCACCGCGTCGAACGGATCCTCCGCGTGCTCCACCCGGCCTCCGGGAAGAGTCCAGGTGGGTTCGCCGTGAGGCGGCACGTGCCGCGCCAGCAGCACCCGGCCGCCCTCGACGCACACGGCGTACGCCGCGAGCCGGAAACTCATCCGCTACCCCCTGTTGGACGCCGGTCCGATGCCCCCACCCTGCCCGAGAACGGCTCCCGGGGGTAGCCGAGTGGGGGTCGGTAGGGGGTGACCGGCACAAGGGCGACTGCTACACATGAAGGGTCAACACCCGCGGCACGGGGAAGCCGGTGAGAATCCGGCACGGTCCCGCCACTGTGACCGGACGAGCCCCGGCTCCCGGAAGTCAGATCGCCGCCCGCGGGTCCGCGACGAGGCCCACGAGGATGGCGCTGAAACGTCGGGGAGTCTTCTGCCATGCTTTTCCGCTGCTTCTTCAGTGTGAGCGGAACCGGTGCTTTGCGACATCAGTACGTGGGTGTGTCGGCCCCGCCCTGATGCCCACGGTACTTTCCCACCCAGGCCTCCTGCCTGCCTTGCCGCATTCCCGCTCGCACCGCGGCCCACGCGATGACACCGGACACACCTCTCCGGTACCGCTGGGCTTCGCGCTGTGTTCCTGCGGCATCCGCCCTGCGGGGCAGCCGCCCCGCACACCCGCGTGCGGCTCCTGAAGTCCCAGCGTCCACGGACCCGAACAGGTCCCTTCGCGCGAGCAGTCGCAGCCGTGGCCCACCGCCGCCGCACCCCTGCCGACTGCGCACGACTCAGGAACCCCTGCCTCCCAGGCGCTGCCGCCTGGCCTCCAACGGTCCTGCTCCGCCG from Streptomyces flavofungini includes:
- a CDS encoding NUDIX hydrolase, whose protein sequence is MSFRLAAYAVCVEGGRVLLARHVPPHGEPTWTLPGGRVEHAEDPFDAVIREVAEETGCDAVVERLLGVDSRVIPAADRPSPGLPEHQNVGVFYRCRITGGSLRPEPNGEIAESRWTPIPEVARLRRSSLVDIGLDLARTVPPTGHVAPVAVGGLIQH